The genomic DNA TCTTGCCGATGATCCATCCTGTCTCACGAGAGTGAGAAAAGGTCAAAGCATCGAGATCGAACCTTGAACCCCATTGCTTGGTGACATTAGAGACCTGAGATGCGTCCATGAGGACTCGGTGAACGGGGTCCAACTTGTTCGGTCTTTCCCAGTTCCAGTATATCTCTGCGAGCGGCCCGGAGTGGTTGTCTCGCAATGATACAAAAATGGGGACGTATGCACCGGGGCCATACTCTCCTTGGTGGCCTTCCCTTGGCTTGTGTGAGATGCGTTCTTCGATGAAGCTGCGAATGAATCTCTTGATGTTCGAGGGGTCCGCGGGACTGAATGACTGGTGCGCAATGTCACGGACCAACTCTCGAACTTTCATCTTGACCAGATCCGGGTCACTGTTGGAGGTGGTCTCTCTTGACAGTTGAGAAACCGGCGATGAGGGCACATCCGGCTTGTGAGCGGCCAACATGAGCTTGAGAAGCCGGTTGGTCTCTTGCATCTCGCGAAAGAGATcagagatggatggggagttgTCTGATGGTATTCCTGGCGTATCTGGCGCTGCGGCATACATGACTGTCGGGCCAGACTGTCCCTTGCTACTGGAGACATGTTGGCTGGTGTCATCTTCGCTTTCtgatgaaggaggcggcATACTGGATATCGTCAGAAACTGAGGAGAGGATATGTTGCAAGAGACTCTCATTCCAGGCACATGTCGTCTCTATTTAGGGAATGGATCTGAGAGTGAAGCTGGCGGCTTGGCCCCCATCGTGCATGAGAAAGGATTCAAGGGGCTCGTTGTTGAAAGCCAATTGGTCATGTTTGTTTTATTTGGGGCCATCCTGTCGTAAGTGATGCGCTGGCTGTTGGAATGAGTTCACACCGGGCGACTTTCGGCGGACGAAGTAGCTAGGGTGTGTATTAACTTGCGTGGctttgctgttgaagatAGCTATGGCTCGGGTCGACGATGTGAGAAGAGGTGAAGCAAGTGTCAAACGGCACTTTTGGGGGATGCAACTGCCAGAGGACAAGCGCCCAGTACAtgaccccaccatcacccactgCCTGCAGGGTTCACAGCTGAAACAAGGGGCCAGAGCTTCCGCCAAGCCACTGTAGCGACCCCACGCAGGTACCTTGACGGAACACCGCCAAATCCCACCTGGAACCCAAACATCAAACATTCCTGTCAAATACCAAGATacacctccagcagcagccaacatgtCGCGCCGTCCGCCGAGAGGAGAATACATTGAGACCGTATGTCAATGACCTCGAAGCATCGGGATGAGGAATCTAGACTCACATTGCGTAGGACACGGGCAACAAGGTCGCTCGCAAAGCTACCCTCGTCGGTACCCAAAACATTATGCTCGGTGGAAAGACAGTCATCCAGCCCGAAGTCATGATCCGTGGCGACCTGGTCCGATCGAtccaatcctcctccagcagcagcagcagcagcggaaCACCGAACAACACGGCTGTAGCAATTGGCCGCTATTGTTTCCTCAGCCGAGCCTCGTGTTTACGCCCGCCAGGCCGATTCTATAAGGGGTACTGTGCCACCATATATAGCTTGCTACACTATAAATCACTAACTTGTCCCTTCTACGCAGTGCCTTCACATACATGCCCCTACGGATGGGTGACCACGTCTTTGTCGGGCCCTCGTCTGTTATCCAAGCCGCGTCGATCGGAAGCCACGTACACATCGGAGCGAGAGTGGTAGTGGGCGAGTTTGCCATTATCAAAGATTACGTACGGGTGCTGGACGAAACTGTCATTCCGCCCAACATGGTCATCCCAAGCTTCTCCATTGTGGCAGGACAGCCGGCAAGAGTGATTGGGGAAGTGCCAGAAGGCGGCCACGAGGCGTTTGAGCTGAGAGATTTGTACAAAACAGTTGGCAACAACCCACAGCCGCCCGCGTCCTGAAACGCCAGACCCGAATAACCAGTTGACGATTTACGGTTTATTACGATTTACGACTACAGACAGAGAAATGTATTATCGGTGCAAGACAGAAGCAATCAGTTCGGGATAGTGGAAAGCCTGTGATCTGTAACACCAGGCTTCTCCAGTTACAATCAGCTCTTTGCGTTGTCCGCCAGACTCTCTTTCAGCTTGCGCCATTCGCCATTCCGGCTCAGTCTGCTCAGCAGCTCCTTGCCAACAGCCGTGTCGCCCACTGTATGGTCTTCACCATAGTTCTCAACCTGGGCCACCTTGTCGGCGTGCCTGGAAAATATCTCCTTTAGCATCTCGCCCATCTGGTAAAAGCCGTACCTGCCCCAAAAGGCATAGATGAGCTGCTTGTCAACAGCAGGAGAGGAAAACCTACGAGGTTCCATCATGCTCAGAATGCACACGTGTGCGTTCTCCAGACCCAATGCACCATCCCCGCCGTCGACAGGATGCCCTGGTTCTTTTGGTCCAGGCACGGCCAGATCACCTTATCCAACAGCAGGGTGTTGAACGTGAAAGGCAGCTgctctttcttctcctccacccagcGCCAAATCCTTTGCTCGATCAGCGTCTTCATGGCCATGAACCCAGCCACACCCTTCTCGCTGGGACCGGCATGCTCGCCCCTTGACAGTTTGACAGCCTCCATATTTTAGGGGTTTTGGTCCAACGTCGTTGCTCTTTGCCACCGAGGTGTCCAGGCCGCCGGTCCGCAAGATTCGGGCGTCTCGGTCTTGACTCGTTGGTCGAGCATACCGTCGGGCGTTGCATAAGTgtgggaggttgagatgcATGTCCGAGACTTGGGCATCATCGGCTATGATCTCAGTCCTCACCCTTTCTCGTGGCACCGGGCTCCACATACATGCATTGGCCTCTTCTCCGCCGCAGGCGCAAGATGTGTTTGAGTGTCACCAGGTGGGAGAGCCTGGCTATTTCTCTGTGTTTTGTCAAAGGCATTGTTGTCAGCGCCGAATGGTAAGATAACAACTCGACTTAACAAAGAAGCTGTTGAGGCAGATCCACTGCCCCCTTGAACacctttttctttattttgCAGCATCAGGAAGATTCGAGACATGTGGTAGCACTCTTGGATTGCCCGCCGCATGAACTGGTTGCGCAGTTGTTCGTGGAACATCAATGATGAGAATGTAACCATCTCTAGATAGATAGGATATTTAATTGGAAAGTGCTGCTGGCGGACTTGTCTTGCTCTCCATCACCTTTCCATTCATTCATCAAATCAATAATCTCATCATGTGCTGGCCAACAGTTCCAAAGCACCCCTGGTGCGATTGCACCCTCGATGAAATTCTGACCATCGACGGCAAACCCTCATGCCCACACCACGTTTCGATATCTCCATATGGGCTGTTTTACCACCCAGCTGAAATTTCCGAGGCGCTCTCAGTCATCATCCGCCCAGACATCCATTGGATGCCATGTAACTTTTACTACAAGGCTTCCAGTTACGCAGGAGTGCTAAGCCATAGAGAATGCTACCGCATGCAGAAAAGCCAGCACAAACAGACTATTCCACCACCGGGTTACAAACCATTTCTTCTATGGGACGGACTTTGTGCTCagtgtggtggatggggggcTGGAAATGGGTACTCTCTTCCGTTGATACCGTTGACTTGGGCCCAGGTTGGTGAGCGCGGTCAAGTCCGGTATCGTTATCAGCTTCCCGATGGTTCACCACTACTTGACTGTGAGGCAGAGGCTGCTTTGACTGGTGCGCAGAGAGAGGAGGCGTCGGCTGATGAGATTGTATACGTAAGTATGGATCAAGCTACTATTTACATGCTGCCTCTCGGGCCTGCTCCATTGCCGGACAATGTCGTAGAGAGAATGGAGAAGTCTGAGCGTAGAAAGTCAAGGGCGGATAGGCTTGCGGATGTTTTCAAGAGTGTCTTTCGCTAATGGCTTTTATAATACCTCACTGACAATATAATGCCTTGGTACCACTCCAAGGTCAAATTAATAGATAATACCTGAATAATTCGCAATTTTCATACCTGTTTGCCCTTGGTCCATCTGTTCTTTCTTGCTGTTTATGCCCGCTACTATTcataaataaaaatattcAACCTTCAGATTCAAACTATCTACCTAGTCTAGGCCCTTCCATAAAAGAAGCCAACATTTTGAGTGCCGGATGCCTGCCGCTGAATAAGCGCTGTGTGACGTTGCCAGCTATGCATGACCCCCTGTCTGGAAAGAAAACACGCAATTGCGATAAACACTGCCGACGAATCACCTCGCGGGTAATTTCCGCTGTCAGCAAAGATAGAGTGAGCCACGACGTCGAtatgaaaaaaaagaaacactCCAAGGCTTGGGAGCTCGGCTGGCTCAACCGACCTTGCAGCAGTGATGTTGGCAAGAAACAAGTCTTTTTTACCCGCAGCGGGCGGCACAGAAAGAATAGTAtagcaccaaccccagcatATATTGCTGTTTGTTCTTGCAAAGAAGCACAGAAGCAAGCTCTAACCAACAGACCGGAAGAAGACAAAACCTTGCATGGCGACCCAACAACCGGAAGCCGGCAAAGGTCCTTTCGTCGAATTGGACGTGGCGAACGGTAGTGTTGTACCACCACAACTGCCGAAAAGGGTTCCGAACATAAATGCAAAAATGGTTCTTGCTTGCTTGGGGCTAGAATCATCTCTGGGTAAAGCGGATGGGCGTCGTCATGCTGTGGTTACACGCGGTAGAGTAAACGTTGTTTGGGCGACCACTAGATTGTATTTACCCGTGCGTTTAAACACAACCCATTCTCGCCGGACGACCCGATTCGTCCCCCCATAGAGAGCACACTGTCGCGAACGGAGATTAAAAATCCGGGGAACGCTTGGCGGCAGGCTTCGCTTGGCTATCAGTCTGGTTACTCGGCCCAATCATGAGTGCTGTATCTGTGTTCCGGCAAGCTTGAGTGGGTATGCTCATGTAGATGAAGCTATACCGGTGATATACATGTTGCCCTCGTGGACTCGCTGCGGAGGCAGTGGCCGTGGTTGAATGCTGGTGATGCGACCTGGATATTGATTGTCGCATCACTCTTTCTCGAACCCGCCCCACGGAGAGAGCCGACGATCCGGCCTGAAGGAAACCATGGCATGCAGCCGGGTCACAGTCTCgcagatggagaggggaaCGCGCCACTCTTGGAAGTAGATATCTTCGGCTTGAGCCGACCTTGGATCTTGGCCTGGGGCTCatctcctctttctcttgcAGTTGTCGTGTAGAACGTACATTGACGTTAACCACTATGGCCCTCAAGAGTTTGCTTTCCTCCCTGTTGCTGGCCCCTCTGGCCTTGGCCCATCCGGGTCACAAGGAGGCGGTCCACGCCCACCGCGCTCTTCCACTCGAGCGGAGGTCTCTTGACCACTGCAGCAAGGAGTTCAACAGCCCCGAGTTCATTCAGCGAACCGTCGAGATCAATGGTGCCGAGATCAAGAGGTTGAGGCGTGCCTTGGGCTACGAGGTTGACGAGAAGCCCAAGATCACTCCCCGCGACTACCTTTCCGTCTCGAGAATCGACCACAAGAGCAACAAGACGGTCACCGAGGGCATGGACCtttccaccctcttctccaactaTGGGGCTTGCATGCTCATGCCTGTCGTTGACGAGGGACCGTTGTGTGAGTGACTTGGTCGTTGAATAGCGTGGATGCTCAGGTATTGACTGGTTGATAGACGTCAAGGGCGAGGAGATCCGCAAGAACATCACCAACGGCGAGAGGGGTATCAAGATGACGCTTGCCATCCAAGTTGTGGACTACAAGACATGCCAGACCGTCCCCAACGCCTACGTTGACATCTGGAGCTCCAACGCCACCGTAAGTAGCCGCAAAGCGCGATGGAATGCTGGTGAACCCAACTGACATCGTGCAGGGTATCTATGTTGGTGTCCAAGGCTACCCCGGCATGGGCGACCCCAACGATgcctccatcctcaaggGCACAACCCTTCGCGGCGTGCAGCCTACCGACAGCCATGGTGTGGCTTCCTTTGACACCATGTTCCCAGGTCACTATGACGGTCGTGCGACCCATATCCACGGTAAGCAGTTCCAACTGCAGCAAGTCAGGAGACAAAAAAGCTGACCTCTGATGCAGCCATCGTCTGGCTCGGAGCCACCAAGCACGCCAACAATACCCTGACTGGCGGTCGCGCTGCCCATATTGGTCAAATCTACTTTGACCAAGGCCTCATCACGGCCGCTGAGAGGAACGCGCCCTACAACACTAACCGCATGCCCATCCAGCAGAACACGCGCGACTTTTTGTTCCAGGCCGGCGCCAACGGTGACGACCCGATCGTCCGCTACTCCTTCATTGGCAAGGACGTCTCCGAGGGTCTCTTTGCCTGGATCCGCTTCGGTATCAACCAGCAGACCAGCCGCCCGCTCAACCCTGCTGCTTACTGGACTGCGAACGGTGGTGTCATGAACCCCACTGGTCCCATCTCCAAGCTtcccggcggtggtggcggcggcggtggctgGCCCGGTTTCGGTGGCGGTTGGGGCAAGCGCTTCGCTGAGAAGCTTGGTCGCAAGGTcgaggctgaggctgagcTCCAAGAGGATGCCGAGTAAGTTGGTAGGACCAGTCGCGGATGGCAATGGGTGACGCGGGGTTGTTTTGACGGGGTTCTTATGCTCTGGTGAAAATTAGGAACAGTACCGTACATAAGAAGAGATTTGGACGACATACCTTTCTCTCAATGCTGATGAATTCTTTAATTTTGCCGATTTGTTATGATGAAAGTGTTACGCGTGTTCGCTTTGGTGGAACTATTCGAGGTCGCTATTCTGTgaggtttggaggtgggTGTGAGGTAACGCGAATTGAAGGCGCATGTGCCAAAAGTGAGCGAACTGTCAGGGGAGAAACGGCGGCTCATCATAAAGACAGATTTTGTTGTAGCCGGTAAGCAATTCGCTACGACAGGTGATCACACCTGTAAATCTTCCGTAGTATAGTGGTCAgtatgtgagcttgtcatcCAACAACGCTCGAGACCCGGGTTCAATTCCCGGCGGGAGAGTCAGTCCACATCATATCTTTTGCTTTTTACTTGCCATCTACTTTTGGCAGATGGCAGCTGAAAGATTGTTGATCATGTGGTTAGGCATTCTTCCTGACCGAGCCGCCTCGGACTGTGCCGAAAATCCTGTGTCTTGAGATCGCGAAGTCCGAGGGTTCTTGCCCCACTCAACCCGAGATTATGGGTCTGATCGGCAGAGGTCCGGTCCGTCAACGGGAAGGTGGGGCACAGAACGCCGCCGCATAGCCGCCCTTCTCCCATGGCTATATTGGGCCCACGTGATCAAAGTGAATCATTCTTGATCTGGCGGTCTACAGACCGGGCTGACTTACCTCATACTCTCACAATGGTTGCATATCATAGGGCTGTTGATTTGTCCTCCCCTTCGGACCAAAATCTGTCCGATCAGCGAACCTCGGGCCCACCTTCTGCCTTGTGATGGGTGCTTGCTCATGCACTGCCTCCCTACAAACTGAGCCTCAGGCGTGCGGCTGAAGGTGGTTTTATAGTCTTGATCTTGCTACTCCAGCATGACTGAGTCTAATCTCTCCTTGATTGTGGAATTCTCACTCTTGACGTATATCAACTTCAGGTTCTTGCTCAAGTTAGGCACCTGTGTTCAACCAATCTTCTGACTCTCCTCAACTTGCAGCATCATGCTAGCATACGCTTACAAACCCTCGACAAACTTCTATTCCCCTCCAAGCTACATAGTCGCTCCGGAATATCCACTAGTACCGTGGGCTCTTGACGCTCGGTCAATATTGACAGACACTGTCCGACCTGGAACACTTGGGCCGTTGGAGGTGCTGAAGCTGACACCAGTCGTCGTGGACTTGGTGCAGGGCGTCGCGCAGGATATGGTGTTGGTTGCTCGGTAATGATCAAAATGTTGGATGTCTTGTCGTGTTTTGGCTAGATAATGGCATCCGGGCGAGGGAAACATTGGGGTTGTTACTGAATAACAGTGGATTAGAGGACTGCAAGCATTCAGGGTTTCAGGAGTCACTTTCAACAAAACAGGCACCTACATATCCCTTCTTCTTACTGTAACGGCGTTATATCAGGGTTGTTTCTACAGGGTGTAACGATAGATGCGTCATGTGGGGCATGGGTTATGGGGTTATTTGGAGTCGTTAGGAAGCACTGTgtcccttcttttcttcatgTTCAAAGCCTTAAAAACCTCGAGATGTTTGCTTACTTATGAATAAATGTTGATTAAACACGTTGAGAGAAGTCCTCTGTTTTTCAAGTGTCATTGTTACAACGAAAGACATGCTTCTTTCATATTGATCCTTTTAATCTATTATGCACTGTTATTCCcaagcaaaaaaacaaaagtaGCCGGAGATCCGGCAGGTTTCTGACCTTCCCCGCaaagatgatgaggtggcTGAGAGAAGTCCGTTGCCCCATTGTCAGATTACCTGGATCCAGGCTTTCTGCCTCGTGTGTATATGATACCTGATTTGTGGTCCGATGTTATAGATTCGACTATCTTCATCACATTGACCGTCCCAAGGATTTCTTGAGGGGGGATAGAATTGACATGTCCAGCGGGCGAGGCCGAGCAGATTCACGTGCAAGTCACAATGGCGCGATACCTCTGACAGTAACCTAGGTGCCTGTATCAAACCAACTTTAAAGTGTGTGGATTGGCAGAGTCCGGACTTCCATCAAGCAATGACTCGCCCAACACTATTTTCAGTTCGGCTGTTTCGCGATAAGCGTCAGATGCCATCACGGTGTACCCGTCCAGCGCATCGAGATCTTGTGAGTTATTTCTTGCCCAGCGACATGCTTAGAACACAGAAGAATTCCTTGCCTACTCACACTTCCCATGCCGTAGGTTTGGGATATGATAGTTGACTTTTTACCACCTCCACTTCCATACacaccaaaaacacccatTTCGTgaagaaacaaacaacaagaaaaacaTGTGCATAAAAGTACTCACCCTAACGGTCTGCATCTGCCCTCACCGAGACGACTCATCT from Podospora pseudoanserina strain CBS 124.78 chromosome 2, whole genome shotgun sequence includes the following:
- a CDS encoding hypothetical protein (COG:Z; EggNog:ENOG503NYV1); the encoded protein is MSRRPPRGEYIETDTGNKVARKATLVGTQNIMLGGKTVIQPEVMIRGDLVRSIQSSSSSSSSSGTPNNTAVAIGRYCFLSRASCLRPPGRFYKGAFTYMPLRMGDHVFVGPSSVIQAASIGSHVHIGARVVVGEFAIIKDYVRVLDETVIPPNMVIPSFSIVAGQPARVIGEVPEGGHEAFELRDLYKTVGNNPQPPAS
- a CDS encoding hypothetical protein (COG:V; EggNog:ENOG503NX58); this encodes MEAVKLSRGEHAGPSEKGVAGFMAMKTLIEQRIWRWVEEKKEQLPFTFNTLLLDKVIWPCLDQKNQGILSTAGMVHWVWRTHTYGFYQMGEMLKEIFSRHADKVAQVENYGEDHTVGDTAVGKELLSRLSRNGEWRKLKESLADNAKS
- a CDS encoding hypothetical protein (COG:O; EggNog:ENOG503PCZ4) gives rise to the protein MALKSLLSSLLLAPLALAHPGHKEAVHAHRALPLERRSLDHCSKEFNSPEFIQRTVEINGAEIKRLRRALGYEVDEKPKITPRDYLSVSRIDHKSNKTVTEGMDLSTLFSNYGACMLMPVVDEGPLYVKGEEIRKNITNGERGIKMTLAIQVVDYKTCQTVPNAYVDIWSSNATGIYVGVQGYPGMGDPNDASILKGTTLRGVQPTDSHGVASFDTMFPGHYDGRATHIHAIVWLGATKHANNTLTGGRAAHIGQIYFDQGLITAAERNAPYNTNRMPIQQNTRDFLFQAGANGDDPIVRYSFIGKDVSEGLFAWIRFGINQQTSRPLNPAAYWTANGGVMNPTGPISKLPGGGGGGGGWPGFGGGWGKRFAEKLGRKVEAEAELQEDAE